In the genome of Serratia symbiotica (Periphyllus acericola), one region contains:
- a CDS encoding IS1 family transposase, whose translation MVRKTLCFSRSIALHEKSIDPFTEKHSFY comes from the coding sequence GTGGTTCGCAAAACTCTCTGCTTCTCACGTTCTATTGCTCTACATGAAAAATCCATCGATCCCTTTACTGAAAAGCACAGCTTCTACTAA